The Alteromonas mediterranea DE genome contains the following window.
TTTTACTTCTTTAATTGCCGCTTCAATTTGCGCTGGTGAAAAGACTTCACCCCAAGGTACTTCGATAGTGTGTACCTCGGCATCGGCGCGTTCGGCAATTTCAGCAAGCAAATGCCCAAAACGACCAAAAATAGGAACAAGTACTTTATCGCCTGGCTCTATGGCCGAGACGAGTACGGCTTCAATGCCAGCCCGCGAAGTGCCGTCAACCAAAAACGTCTGTTGGTTTTGGGTGTTAAAAACATCCCGGTAAAGCTGCATTACCTCATTCATATAGCCGGTCATTACCGGGTCGTACTGGCCTACTAGCTGCGTAGACATGGCGCTTAAAACGCGCGGATAGCAGTTGATAGGACCAGGGCCCATTAGCAAACGCGGCGGTGGAGAGAGTGGTGCCAAAGCCCCGTTAGAATTTGCGTTAAACATTTCGTGAGACATTAGGGCACTCCTAGATAAGGACTTGCGCTAACATGCGCAAGCCAGTGATGATAAGAACAACAGCGAAGATTTTCTTAAGCAAGCCTGCATCAAGCTTGTTGGCAATGCCTGCGCCAATGGGAGCAAACAGCACGGTAAGCGGCACTATGCAAGCAAAGCCAAGCAGGTTTACGTAGCCGTAGGTTGCAAACGGGGCGTCGGCGGGAGTTGCTCCCACAAACAGTAAGGTTAGCGCTGCAGGAAGGGAAATAATTAAGCCTACTGCCGCTGCAGTACCCACTGCTTTATGTGCTGGGTAGTTACAAAAAGTCAGTGTAGGTACGGTTAGCGTTCCACCGCCAATACCCACCATAGAGCTAAATAAGCCAATACAGCTTGCCATTACCGATTGACCCACACGGCCTGGCAAACCATTAAATAGGGCGTCTTTTTTACCTATAAGCATGTTAATTGCAGAAAGCGTAGCAATAATGCCAAACAGTAAGGTCAGGAAAGTAGGGTTAACCACGGTAACCAGATAGCTGCCAGCAAGTACGCCAATTAATATGAATACAGCCCACGCTTTGAGTAAGGCAAAATCCACGTTGCCTTTAGCGTGGTGGGCACGAATAGAGCTTACCGAAGTGGGGACAATAGTAGCCAGCGACGTTGCTGTGGCAATGACCATCGCGCTTTCAGGCGATACGCCAAGGGCTTGAAATAAAAAGAACAGCACGGGCACTATCACAATGCCGCCGCCTACGCCCAGCATTCCCGCGAGTAAACCCGCGAAAACGCCCGTACCTATTAAAGACAATATAACCGTAAGGTTATCCATTAAAAACTGCATGTAATTTATAACTCTTCTAAGTGATTAATTTAAATGTGTAACTTAAGTTAATAGCAAAGCGTTAAGTGAATTAACGGTGACCAAAGAAAGCCTTACCGTCGCTGCGCGGATCGCTGGCACCGTTAACCGTTCCTTCAGTGTCGCGAATGATGGCGCCGGCATGGCCCATCAGTTCGTTGCATGGGTCTACCGTAACCATGTCGTGACCGCGGGCTAGCAAACTATCACCTACGTATTCAACCAAGTCGCGCTCGGCTTTTAAGTTGTGGCTCTGATCGCCCCACGTTCTGCCAAGCAACCAGCGTCCTAACGAAATCGCTTTTGCAATAGGTTGGCCGTGATAAATGTGACGCGCAAATAGAGCGGCTTGGGTTTGCGGTTGTCCTTCACCGCCCATGGTGCCGTAACTCATTCGGCGGCCATCAATAAGCTCTGCAAAAGCTGGGTTTAGCGTGTGAAACGGCTTTAAACCAGGTGCTAGGTATTGATTGCTGCTTGGGTCAAGTGAGAACGACGTGCCGCGGTTATTCCAAACAATACCGGTTTGTGGGCTTACTACGCCGGAGCCAAATTCCCAGTAAAGGGACTGAATATAGCTCACCATGCGACCTTCTGAGTCACAGCAGCCCATCCAAATGGTGTCGCCGTGTTTTGCTTCATGTGGCCATGGCAAGGCTTTGTCTAACGAGATGTTCTTGACCATTTCTTCAAGCGCGTCGTCGCTTAATAGGCTTTGTAAGCTCACCGGTGTGCGCGACGGGTCGGTCACGTTAGCGTTACGAGTAATAAAGGCTTGCTTTGTACACTCAATGAGTAGGTGCACCATGTCGGCATCGGTACTGCCTAAGTGTTGAACTTTGTCGTACAGCGCCAAAATAATCAGCGACGCCACCCCTTGCGTGGGCGCCGGTAAGTTATAAAGCTTACCTTTACTGGTAGACACCGATAGCGGCTCTACTAATTTTGCTTCGTAATTTTTGAAATCTTCTAAGCGAATAGGGGAGCCTGCCGCTTCTAAATCTTCAGCGAGTTGTGTGGCAAGTTCGCCGTGATAAAAGTCATCCAAGCCTTTATCAGCCAAATGCTTCAAGGTTTCAGACAGTTTAGTAAGCTTTAAAATTTTACCTTTTTTAAGGGCTTTGCCCTTTATTAAAAACTGGGCAAAGTTTTCGTCGCTACTGAGTTCCTCGAAAGTTTTATTGCTTGCGTCAACCAGGCTTTGGGTAACTTCTATCCCCCAGTTAGCTTGGCTGATGGCGGTATCAAACAGCGTACTTAGCGGCAGCCCGCTTTGCCAAGAATGGCTTATCTCTAAGGCTTTCTGCCACCCCGCTACTGCGCCGGCCATGGTTAGCGCCGACTTTCCGCCTCTGCTTGGAATTGCATCAAAGCCTTCGTAAAACGACGGCGTCGCGCCTTTTGCGGCAACACCAGACGCATCGATACCAACAGGGCTTTTGCCCGGTTCGCTGATAAGCCAAAAGCCATCACCGCCCATACCATTCATGTGCGGGTACTCAACGGCAATTGATGCCGCTGCCGCCACCATAGCTTCAATGGCCGTGCCGCCTTTCTCTAAAATGTTTAAACCCACTTGTGATGCAGCATAATGGGGCGCAGTAAACGCGATGTTCGGTTTTTCACTCATTGTTATATCCTCCGAAAATTCAGCAACGGCCAGGGCCTATTATGCAATAGGGTAGCGTTGTTTCTTCCTTCTGCTTGCTGCTAAATAGTGGAGGCGCAGTTTTTTGTGCGCCTAAACCATCAGCCAGTGGTTAGCGTTTTAGCTAACGCAAGAAGTGCAAGATCGTTGCCTTTTTTGCCCACAAGCGATAAGCCGCAGGGGGCATTGTGTAGGGTAAACAATGGCAAATGTAGCTGGGGCAAGCCCGCTAGCCCTGCTATTGCAGTAAGTGCAAGTAGCGCGTTTCTATCGTTTGCCAATGTTGTCTCGTCGGCATCGCATCGGGGTGCGACACCGGGTGTTGTGGGAATAACCAATACGTCAAAGTCATTAAATAGCGCATTGATGTGGTCAATCACCACTTTTTGTTGTGCTTTAGCAAGGGTGACGTCTTGCGTTGTTATGGTCTTGCACCATGCTAAGCGCAACATAATGTCTTTCGCAATATCTGGCTGAACTGTCTCAATCCACTCGCCGTGTTGCTGCCAAATTTCACTGCCCTGCAGAATTCGAAATGTAGCGGCGGTTTGCAGTTTAAAAAGATCTAACTGTTCTTCTGTTAGCGCAACACAACGGTTGTTATCAGCAAGTTCGGTTAACCATTTATTACATACCGAACTATGTGCCGTGTTTGCAAATAAAGGGGTGGCTATACCGAAGCAAGGGTTTGCTTTAATGGTGCTCTGCTTTGTATTATCTATACATGTGTGCGCGACTTTCTGAAGCGTATCGAGATCTCTCGTCATCCACCCAATGGTGTCGAAAGAAGGGGCTAATGCTACCATGTTGTCGCACGGTAGAAGGCCATGCGTAGTGCGAAGCCCCCATAACCCTTGATAGCTAGCAGGCACGCGTATCGACCCGCCTGTATCGGTTCCAAGCCCAATATCGGCAAGATGGGCACTTACCGCTACCGCAGAGCCAGACGACGAGCCGCCAGGAATATGTGCAGGTGCAACCGGGTTTACTAATGGCGCATAATGCTTGTTTTGTCCATGCAAACTGTAGGCGAGTTCGTCGGTAATGGTTTTTCCTTTAAAACTCGCGCCAGCGTTTAGCATGGTAGCTACACAGGTATTCGTTGCTTGAGGTATGTCGTGTGTTGCCTGCCAGTCGGGGTTACCTGCCGCCGTGGGCAAACCTTTTATATGAAACAAATCTTTCACCGCTAGACCAAGGCCCTTAAGTGAAGTGTTTATATCTTGGCCGTTATCAAGGCGCCTTTCTGCATGGCTCTTTTTAGAATGAGCGCTTACGTCTGGGCTGTAACTGTCACCAAGGTAGGTATTTAAATTTTCAATTGCCTGCTCAAAATGCTTGTCGCAGGGCTTGATTACAAAAGGTGAGCTCACAGCGCAATTCTTATTTTTCGTTCTTTATTTATTCATTTATGCCTACACAACATGAAACAATTGTTTCATTGTAATGTCAAGAAGAAACAAGCGTTGCTTTTCAGAAAAGCAGAAAAGCAAAAAACCGGAGAGCAAAAGGGCAAGCATTAAGAAGTCGTATAGCGGTAATTGAAAAATACGAACGAACTTATGTGAAGCCGCAACAAACAGCGCCACAATAGCCGCGGTTTTGCGGGGGCAATAGCCGCTAAAAGCCTTGAGGATTACTTTTAAGGAAGGCGATTTCTTGTGCCGTCGACTCGCGCCCTAACAAATGATTTCTATGTGGGTAGCGGCCAAACGTTTCAATCACCTTTTGGTGGCGCTTTTCAAAAGAAAATTCACGCTCGAGCCCTTCTTGAGAAAACAGTTCCATTGCGACATCGTGAATGGCAAGTGATTCACTATGCATGAAAGGCATATACATAAATGCGCGTTGCTGCGGGGTTAACACCTTATCTGCTTCTACGCTGACTGCCTCTTGGGCTAACACCAGCGCAATACTATCGGCACTGAATGCATCAGCGTGGTTGCGAAAAATATTGCGAGAGAACTGATCTAAAAGAATGATTTCTGCAAGGCGGCCTGTTGCTGTGGCACGCCATGGCCATAGTTCGCCTCTTGTTGCAGCTAATCGAAGTTCAGAAAATTGCGACGCGATCGTTTTATCCAGCGCAGGATCTTCTTCAAACCACTGTTCAGGTGAAAGCTCACCAAACCAAAATGCTAACACCCCGTTAGCTTCTTCCATGACTACTTGCGTCTTATCCATATCTACTCCAACAGCATGTCAAAAGCAGTAAAATAAAAATAATTTATACTTATACCTACTTTTTCCTGAAAAAGTTCCATTTTTACTTGCATAATAGCTGTTATCTGCTACTTACGTTTATAGTATTGCTTAAAAAGCGTACGATTGGAAGCGTTA
Protein-coding sequences here:
- a CDS encoding sulfite exporter TauE/SafE family protein, which codes for MQFLMDNLTVILSLIGTGVFAGLLAGMLGVGGGIVIVPVLFFLFQALGVSPESAMVIATATSLATIVPTSVSSIRAHHAKGNVDFALLKAWAVFILIGVLAGSYLVTVVNPTFLTLLFGIIATLSAINMLIGKKDALFNGLPGRVGQSVMASCIGLFSSMVGIGGGTLTVPTLTFCNYPAHKAVGTAAAVGLIISLPAALTLLFVGATPADAPFATYGYVNLLGFACIVPLTVLFAPIGAGIANKLDAGLLKKIFAVVLIITGLRMLAQVLI
- a CDS encoding DUF924 family protein; translation: MDKTQVVMEEANGVLAFWFGELSPEQWFEEDPALDKTIASQFSELRLAATRGELWPWRATATGRLAEIILLDQFSRNIFRNHADAFSADSIALVLAQEAVSVEADKVLTPQQRAFMYMPFMHSESLAIHDVAMELFSQEGLEREFSFEKRHQKVIETFGRYPHRNHLLGRESTAQEIAFLKSNPQGF
- a CDS encoding amidase; the protein is MSSPFVIKPCDKHFEQAIENLNTYLGDSYSPDVSAHSKKSHAERRLDNGQDINTSLKGLGLAVKDLFHIKGLPTAAGNPDWQATHDIPQATNTCVATMLNAGASFKGKTITDELAYSLHGQNKHYAPLVNPVAPAHIPGGSSSGSAVAVSAHLADIGLGTDTGGSIRVPASYQGLWGLRTTHGLLPCDNMVALAPSFDTIGWMTRDLDTLQKVAHTCIDNTKQSTIKANPCFGIATPLFANTAHSSVCNKWLTELADNNRCVALTEEQLDLFKLQTAATFRILQGSEIWQQHGEWIETVQPDIAKDIMLRLAWCKTITTQDVTLAKAQQKVVIDHINALFNDFDVLVIPTTPGVAPRCDADETTLANDRNALLALTAIAGLAGLPQLHLPLFTLHNAPCGLSLVGKKGNDLALLALAKTLTTG
- a CDS encoding gamma-glutamyltransferase family protein is translated as MSEKPNIAFTAPHYAASQVGLNILEKGGTAIEAMVAAAASIAVEYPHMNGMGGDGFWLISEPGKSPVGIDASGVAAKGATPSFYEGFDAIPSRGGKSALTMAGAVAGWQKALEISHSWQSGLPLSTLFDTAISQANWGIEVTQSLVDASNKTFEELSSDENFAQFLIKGKALKKGKILKLTKLSETLKHLADKGLDDFYHGELATQLAEDLEAAGSPIRLEDFKNYEAKLVEPLSVSTSKGKLYNLPAPTQGVASLIILALYDKVQHLGSTDADMVHLLIECTKQAFITRNANVTDPSRTPVSLQSLLSDDALEEMVKNISLDKALPWPHEAKHGDTIWMGCCDSEGRMVSYIQSLYWEFGSGVVSPQTGIVWNNRGTSFSLDPSSNQYLAPGLKPFHTLNPAFAELIDGRRMSYGTMGGEGQPQTQAALFARHIYHGQPIAKAISLGRWLLGRTWGDQSHNLKAERDLVEYVGDSLLARGHDMVTVDPCNELMGHAGAIIRDTEGTVNGASDPRSDGKAFFGHR